From Oncorhynchus tshawytscha isolate Ot180627B linkage group LG11, Otsh_v2.0, whole genome shotgun sequence, the proteins below share one genomic window:
- the LOC112262135 gene encoding matrilin-3-like isoform X1, with product MTSLIGGLVCCISFLALEVQATYRLHGGYHPRQHQADSPIVPRQTFQRGFQQQQPFQSVQQPAQSQNQRTIDLGETHCKSRPLDLVFIIDSSRSVRPQEFEKVKIFLADMVDTLEIGADATRVAVVNYASTVKIEFLLKTHFDKPGLKAALARIESLAAGTMTGLAIKTAMEETFTEGSGARLTNKNIAKVAIIVTDGRPQDTVEEVAAAARAAGIEIYAVGVDRADMKSLRLMASLPLDEHVFYVETYGVIEKLTSKFRETLCGVDACALGHDCDHICVNNNDNSYACKCREGYTLNADKKTCSPGSLQNQNQNQNQNQNQNQNQNQNGSGSNEDANEMSGNELSEDACMCEAQIAFQMKMRSTIKQLTNKLDDLSRKVTQFGGRR from the exons ATGACATCGTTAATCGGAGGACTTGTCTGTTGTATTTCCTTCCTTGCCCTGGAAGTCCAAGCAACATACCGACTTCATGGGGGATACCATCCTCGGCAGCATCAGGCAGACAGCCCTATCGTGCCACGGCAAACGTTTCAGCGGGGCTTCCAACAGCAACAACCATTTCAGAGTGTTCAGCAACCAGCTCAGTCTCAGAATCAAAGAACTATTGATTTGGGAG AAACCCACTGCAAAAGCCGCCCCCTAGATCTGGTGTTCATCATCGACAGCTCCCGTAGCGTACGCCCCCAAGAATTTGAGAAGGTCAAAATCTTCTTGGCTGACATGGTCGACACCCTTGAGATTGGCGCAGACGCCACACGGGTGGCCGTTGTGAACTACGCTAGCACAGTGAAGATTGAGTTCCTGCTCAAGACGCACTTCGACAAGCCAGGCCTGAAAGCAGCGTTGGCGCGCATCGAATCCTTAGCGGCTGGCACCATGACTGGGCTAGCCATTAAGACGGCCATGGAGGAGACCTTCACCGAGGGATCGGGCGCCCGGCTAACCAACAAGAACATCGCCAAGGTGGCCATCATCGTGACGGACGGGCGGCCCCAGGACACGGTGGAGGAGGTTGCCGCGGCGGCGAGGGCGGCAGGCATCGAGATCTACGCAGTCGGGGTGGACAGGGCAGACATGAAGTCCCTGCGTCTCATGGCCAGTCTGCCATTGGACGAACACGTGTTCTACGTGGAGACCTACGGCGTCATCGAGAAGCTCACGTCCAAGTTCAGGGAAACGCTGTGTG GTGTGGACGCCTGTGCCCTGGGACACGACTGCGACCACATATGTGTCAACAACAACGACAACTCGTACGCCTGCAAGTGTCGGGAAGGCTATACACTGAATGCAGACAAGAAAACATGCTCAC CAGGTTCTTTGCAAAACCAAAACCAAAACCAaaaccagaaccagaaccagaaccaaAACCAAAACCAAAATGGATCAGGTTCCAACG AGGACGCGAATGAGATGAGTGGGAATGAGCTGAGTGAAGACGCCTGTATGTGTGAGGCTCAGATTGCGTTCCAGATGAAGATGCGGTCCACCATAAAGCAGCTGACCAACAAAC TTGATGACCTATCGAGGAAAGTGACCCAGTTTGGAGGCAGGCGTTGA
- the LOC112262135 gene encoding matrilin-3-like isoform X2: protein MTSLIGGLVCCISFLALEVQATYRLHGGYHPRQHQADSPIVPRQTFQRGFQQQQPFQSVQQPAQSQNQRTIDLGETHCKSRPLDLVFIIDSSRSVRPQEFEKVKIFLADMVDTLEIGADATRVAVVNYASTVKIEFLLKTHFDKPGLKAALARIESLAAGTMTGLAIKTAMEETFTEGSGARLTNKNIAKVAIIVTDGRPQDTVEEVAAAARAAGIEIYAVGVDRADMKSLRLMASLPLDEHVFYVETYGVIEKLTSKFRETLCGVDACALGHDCDHICVNNNDNSYACKCREGYTLNADKKTCSQDANEMSGNELSEDACMCEAQIAFQMKMRSTIKQLTNKLDDLSRKVTQFGGRR, encoded by the exons ATGACATCGTTAATCGGAGGACTTGTCTGTTGTATTTCCTTCCTTGCCCTGGAAGTCCAAGCAACATACCGACTTCATGGGGGATACCATCCTCGGCAGCATCAGGCAGACAGCCCTATCGTGCCACGGCAAACGTTTCAGCGGGGCTTCCAACAGCAACAACCATTTCAGAGTGTTCAGCAACCAGCTCAGTCTCAGAATCAAAGAACTATTGATTTGGGAG AAACCCACTGCAAAAGCCGCCCCCTAGATCTGGTGTTCATCATCGACAGCTCCCGTAGCGTACGCCCCCAAGAATTTGAGAAGGTCAAAATCTTCTTGGCTGACATGGTCGACACCCTTGAGATTGGCGCAGACGCCACACGGGTGGCCGTTGTGAACTACGCTAGCACAGTGAAGATTGAGTTCCTGCTCAAGACGCACTTCGACAAGCCAGGCCTGAAAGCAGCGTTGGCGCGCATCGAATCCTTAGCGGCTGGCACCATGACTGGGCTAGCCATTAAGACGGCCATGGAGGAGACCTTCACCGAGGGATCGGGCGCCCGGCTAACCAACAAGAACATCGCCAAGGTGGCCATCATCGTGACGGACGGGCGGCCCCAGGACACGGTGGAGGAGGTTGCCGCGGCGGCGAGGGCGGCAGGCATCGAGATCTACGCAGTCGGGGTGGACAGGGCAGACATGAAGTCCCTGCGTCTCATGGCCAGTCTGCCATTGGACGAACACGTGTTCTACGTGGAGACCTACGGCGTCATCGAGAAGCTCACGTCCAAGTTCAGGGAAACGCTGTGTG GTGTGGACGCCTGTGCCCTGGGACACGACTGCGACCACATATGTGTCAACAACAACGACAACTCGTACGCCTGCAAGTGTCGGGAAGGCTATACACTGAATGCAGACAAGAAAACATGCTCAC AGGACGCGAATGAGATGAGTGGGAATGAGCTGAGTGAAGACGCCTGTATGTGTGAGGCTCAGATTGCGTTCCAGATGAAGATGCGGTCCACCATAAAGCAGCTGACCAACAAAC TTGATGACCTATCGAGGAAAGTGACCCAGTTTGGAGGCAGGCGTTGA
- the LOC112262138 gene encoding G-protein coupled receptor family C group 6 member A: MWVLLLLIVTVTSIVSGPSCSVNHNPRHIYVPGDIVVGGLFPVYLQVKTNGSTIPPQKTCIDYDVQMFLRSQVMIYAIQEINRSQMLPNVSVGYEIYDTCGDVTNAVRATLSMMEDIQGQGVKPNVTTPHVKVVIGERYSEKSIAVARLLALPLVAQISYSSTSELLSRKCKFPSFLRTVSSDEHQTIAIAELVKHLTWESVGVIGSDDEYGKYGAERLIDHFNDRKLCVDFKEILSANFLLNETRKQTELAMLMSKIRNSSAEAIVIFTAELNVRIILKEVLRMGISRIWIACDTWATNKDLSEMPDIQKVGRVFGFIPKRNKVPGFHEYVRDSMFQSKAHNSFIHEFMCHYPPCPDSLVDESVLNCTLPDTKSQSESGGRTCLDRRCLLKYIDKDESYYIYLAVKVIAQGLRSLLNCDNVRCKRNASFAVWELLEELKRVNFIVDNTTHIAFNENGDPTTGYDIVEWNMSVSENRIITVGEYRPDEPIRIREHLIREFENVTVTFANCCKTCNPGYELISKINSCCKECSLCSRGYISTGGGKKCVACHPQSEYTSSDMDRCLMKTIEYLGWTDAFTTVLVSFDVLGIVVSLLVAILFAVDQRTPIVKSTGGYLSFLELLSLLACFCCISMFLGEPTKTTCMAGLPLFGMAFTVCVSCILANLLQIFVGFTFDLRVTVGDTLKRLNRPIAVVTCCSAVQVAVCVLWLTYAPPFIVESSRFDEATILLECNKGSKMLFGAMLTYIALLAVVCFLFAFKGKQLPDLYKNASFVSISMMIFLVVWIVFIPVYINMSGKYQRAIEAAAILVSNYSVLCCHFAPKCYIMLFRKELNNESAIINYIRKHYEKKGMAVVSK; the protein is encoded by the exons ATGTGGGTCTTGTTGCTCTTAATTGTGACTGTAACCTCAATAGTCTCGGGACCTTCTTGTTCAGTCAACCACAATCCTCGTCATATTTATGTCCCTGGGGACATTGTTGTGGGTGGACTTTTTCCCGTTTACCTGCAGGTGAAAACTAATGGATCCACCATTCCTCCGCAAAAGACGTGCATTGA TTACGACGTGCAGATGTTCCTCCGATCGCAAGTGATGATTTATGCCATTCAAGAGATAAACAGGTCTCAGATGTTGCCCAATGTGAGTGTCGGATACGAAATATACGACACCTGTGGGGATGTAACAAATGCCGTCAGAGCAACACTGAGCATGATGGAGGACATCCAGGGGCAGGGGGTGAAGCCTAATGTAACCACACCACATGTTAAAGTGGTAATTGGGGAGAGGTATTCTGAGAAGTCAATAGCTGTTGCCCGTCTACTAGCTCTACCTTTAGTGGCTCAG ATCAGTTATTCATCAACAAGTGAGTTGCTCAGTAGGAAGTGCAAGTTCCCCTCGTTTCTGCGAACGGTCTCCAGTGATGAGCATCAGACCATTGCGATCGCTGAGTTGGTGAAGCATCTCACCTGGGAGAGCGTGGGAGTGATAGGCAGTGATGATGAGTACGGCAAGTATGGCGCCGAGAGGCTGATCGATCACTTCAATGACAGGAAACTGTGTGTGGACTTCAAGGAGATCCTATCAGCAAACTTTTTACTCAACGAGACCAGAAAACAAACAGAATTGGCCATGCTCATGTCAAAGATTCGCAATTCGTCTGCCGAGGCCATTGTCATTTTCACAGCTGAATTGAATGTTAGGATCATCCTCAAAGAGGTCCTTAGAATGGGGATCAGCAGAATTTGGATTGCATGTGACACTTGGGCCACCAACAAGGACCTTTCTGAAATGCCCGATATTCAAAAGGTTGGGAGGGTATTTGGATTCATTCCAAAGAGAAACAAAGTGCCGGGTTTTCATGAGTATGTCCGTGACTCTATGTTCCAAAGTAAAGCCCATAACAGCTTTATCCATGAATTTATGTGTCATTATCCTCCATGTCCCGATTCCTTGGTAGATGAAAGTGTGCTGAACTGTACATTACCCGACACCAAATCCCAGTCAGAGAGTGGTGGAAGGACATGCCTGGACAGAAGGTGCTTACTGAAGTACATTGACAAGGATGAGTCTTATTACATCTATCTAGCGGTCAAAGTCATTGCTCAGGGGCTGAGAAGCCTGCTGAACTGCGACAATGTAAGGTGTAAACGAAATGCCAGTTTTGCTGTTTGGGAG CTTCTTGAGGAACTCAAGCGGGTTAACTTCATAGTGGACAATACCACACACATAGCTTTCAATGAAAATGGTGACCCTACTACAGGATATGACATCGTAGAGTGGAATATGTCGGTTTCAGAAAATCGGATAATAACCGTTGGAGAGTATAGGCCTGATGAACCCATCCGCATCAGAGAGCATCTCATCAGAGAGTTCGAAAATGTTACA GTGACTTTTGCCAACTGCTGTAAGACATGTAATCCGGGATATGAGTTAATTTCAAAGATAAACTCATGCTGCAAGGAGTGTTCTCTTTGCAGTCGTGGATACATTTCTACCGGAGGTG GTAAGAAGTGCGTGGCCTGTCATCCACAAAGTGAGTacacatcctcagacatggacaGATGTTTGATGAAAACCATTGAGTACCTGGGGTGGACTGACGCTTTCACCACTGTTCTGGTCTCATTTGATGTCTTGGGGATTGTTGTCAGCCTTCTGGTGGCCATTTTGTTTGCTGTGGATCAAAGAACACCCATAGTGAAATCCACTGGAGGCTACCTCAGCTTCCTGGAGCTGCTGTCCCTGCTGGCCTGCTTCTGCTGTATCAGTATGTTCCTGGGGGAGCCAACAAAGACCACCTGCATGGCAGGACTCCCACTCTTTGGCATGGCCTTCACTGTCTGCGTCTCCTGCATCCTGGCCAACCTGCTCCAGATCTTTGTGGGCTTCACTTTCGATTTGAGGGTTACAGTCGGCGACACACTGAAGCGCCTCAACCGACCCATCGCCGTGGTAACGTGCTGCTCGGCGGTCCAGGTGGCCGTGTGCGTGCTGTGGCTGACCTACGCCCCACCGTTCATTGTCGAAAGCAGCAGGTTCGACGAGGCCACCATCCTTCTGGAGTGCAACAAAGGTTCCAAGATGCTCTTTGGAGCCATGTTGACTTACATTGCCCTGCTGGCAGTGGTCTGCTTCCTGTTTGCGTTCAAAGGGAAGCAGTTGCCAGATTTGTATAAGAACGCCAGTTTTGTCTCCATCAGCATGATGATTTTCCTGGTGGTTTGGATTGTCTTCATCCCTGTCTACATCAACATGTCGGGGAAGTACCAGCGGGCCATCGAGGCGGCGGCCATCTTGGTGTCCAATTACAGCGTACTCTGCTGTCACTTTGCTCCCAAGTGCTACATCATGCTCTTCAGGAAGGAGCTCAACAACGAGAGTGCCATCATAAATTACATCCGGAAACACTATGAAAAGAAGGGCATGGCTGTTGTCAGcaaatag